A genome region from Micromonospora peucetia includes the following:
- a CDS encoding virginiamycin B lyase family protein translates to MKTSPKIREVPLTGAGAGPYGITVGPDGALWLTLVHAGEIARVGADGELRTWPVAAGSRPLIITPGPDGALWFTRSGDDRVGRITTDGELSAVALAPGTGPCGIAAGPDGALWYAGMSTDTIGRVTVDGEVTRFPLPVSGGFVSMVAAGPDEAVWFTLNQANAVGRIGMDGAVTLHPLPTEGAAPVGITAGVDGALWFVEIGAGQLGRITPNGRIDEYPLPDRSARPHAIVADPAGGCWYTEWGGNRIGHVAPNGAITTHDLPTPASEPHGLTVAPDATVWAALETGALAHLTP, encoded by the coding sequence TTGAAAACCTCCCCGAAGATCCGGGAAGTTCCGCTGACCGGAGCGGGCGCCGGCCCGTACGGCATCACGGTCGGCCCCGACGGCGCGCTGTGGCTGACGCTGGTCCATGCCGGCGAGATCGCCCGGGTGGGTGCGGACGGCGAGCTGCGCACCTGGCCGGTGGCGGCCGGCAGCCGGCCATTGATCATCACCCCGGGCCCCGACGGCGCCCTCTGGTTCACCCGCTCCGGCGACGACCGGGTCGGCCGGATCACCACCGACGGCGAGCTGAGCGCCGTCGCGCTAGCCCCTGGCACCGGCCCCTGCGGCATCGCCGCCGGTCCCGACGGCGCCCTCTGGTACGCGGGGATGAGTACCGACACGATAGGCCGGGTCACCGTCGACGGGGAGGTGACGCGGTTCCCGCTGCCGGTGAGCGGCGGCTTCGTCTCGATGGTCGCCGCCGGTCCCGACGAGGCCGTCTGGTTCACGCTCAACCAGGCGAACGCGGTGGGTCGGATCGGCATGGACGGCGCGGTGACCCTGCATCCGCTGCCGACCGAGGGGGCGGCGCCGGTCGGCATCACCGCCGGCGTGGACGGGGCGCTCTGGTTCGTCGAGATCGGCGCCGGTCAGCTCGGTCGGATCACCCCGAACGGCCGGATCGACGAGTATCCGCTGCCGGACCGGTCCGCCCGGCCGCACGCGATCGTCGCCGACCCGGCCGGCGGCTGCTGGTACACGGAGTGGGGCGGCAACCGCATCGGCCACGTCGCCCCGAACGGCGCGATCACCACCCACGACCTGCCGACCCCGGCCTCCGAACCCCACGGCCTCACGGTCGCCCCCGACGCCACGGTCTGGGCAGCTCTGGAAACCGGCGCCCTGGCCCACCTGACCCCCTAA
- a CDS encoding S66 peptidase family protein has translation MLVSPSGPTRPERVARGIELLTGWGLRPVLAPNAYARQGYLAGTDELRAADLNTAFADPEVRGVICTRGGYGAQRIVDAIDMAAVRRDPKVVAGFSDITALQFALWRGARLTGVHGPGAAWLDERTPLRSAESLHAALMTTEPVTVSAVAEEESFGVRVPGRATGPLLGGNLCLVVASLGTPDMPDLTGAVLLVEDVQEPPYKVDRMLTQLRRAGVLDGLAGVAVGQFTDCADGWPVGVADVLSERLGDLGVPVLGGLPIGHGPGQLTVPVGTEATLDTNTGTLKIAPAVH, from the coding sequence ATGCTGGTGTCGCCGTCTGGCCCGACCCGGCCGGAACGGGTGGCTCGGGGCATCGAACTGCTCACCGGCTGGGGGCTGCGGCCGGTGCTCGCGCCGAACGCGTACGCCCGGCAGGGCTATCTCGCCGGCACGGACGAACTGCGCGCCGCCGACCTGAACACGGCGTTCGCCGACCCCGAGGTGCGCGGGGTGATCTGCACCCGGGGTGGCTACGGCGCGCAGCGGATCGTCGACGCGATCGACATGGCCGCCGTACGCCGCGACCCGAAGGTGGTCGCCGGCTTCTCCGACATCACCGCGCTCCAGTTCGCGCTCTGGCGGGGCGCCCGGCTGACCGGCGTGCACGGCCCGGGAGCCGCCTGGCTGGACGAGCGCACGCCGCTGCGCTCGGCCGAGTCGCTGCACGCCGCCCTGATGACCACCGAGCCGGTCACGGTGAGCGCCGTCGCCGAGGAGGAGAGCTTCGGAGTACGCGTGCCCGGCCGGGCCACCGGCCCGCTGCTGGGCGGCAACCTCTGCCTGGTCGTGGCGTCGCTCGGCACCCCGGACATGCCGGACCTGACCGGGGCGGTCCTGTTGGTCGAGGACGTGCAGGAGCCGCCCTACAAGGTGGACCGGATGCTCACCCAGCTCCGCCGCGCCGGAGTGCTGGACGGGCTGGCCGGGGTGGCGGTGGGCCAGTTCACCGACTGCGCGGACGGCTGGCCGGTCGGCGTCGCCGACGTGCTCTCCGAGCGCCTCGGCGACCTCGGCGTCCCCGTCCTCGGCGGCCTCCCGATCGGTCACGGCCCCGGCCAGCTCACCGTCCCCGTGGGCACCGAGGCCACCCTCGACACGAACACCGGCACCCTCAAGATCGCCCCCGCCGTCCACTGA
- a CDS encoding VOC family protein yields the protein MSIDNAVTWFEIGTERPDEAQRFYGDLFGWSFTEEGTAEASYRTTEGGAGAGISGAVRGTGGASPSYAVFYVQVADVAETVRRAEAAGGKVLVPRRENDNGLTFAHLLDPAGSHFGVFAPPPAGS from the coding sequence ATGAGCATCGACAACGCCGTGACCTGGTTCGAGATCGGCACCGAGCGGCCGGACGAGGCCCAGCGGTTCTACGGCGACCTGTTCGGCTGGAGCTTCACCGAGGAGGGCACCGCGGAGGCGTCGTACCGGACGACCGAGGGCGGTGCCGGTGCGGGGATCAGCGGGGCGGTCCGGGGGACCGGCGGGGCGAGCCCGAGCTACGCGGTCTTCTACGTGCAGGTGGCCGACGTGGCGGAAACGGTACGGCGGGCGGAGGCGGCCGGCGGCAAGGTGCTGGTGCCGCGCAGGGAGAACGACAACGGGCTGACCTTCGCCCACCTGCTCGATCCGGCCGGCAGCCATTTCGGCGTCTTCGCCCCGCCGCCGGCCGGCTCGTGA